One window of the Dreissena polymorpha isolate Duluth1 chromosome 5, UMN_Dpol_1.0, whole genome shotgun sequence genome contains the following:
- the LOC127881561 gene encoding waprin-Phi1-like: MQNCLSTRKLNKLRSAFFGKKMHLLLRFGLACVFIVVCSADKPGTCPPDEGGIRPAVCQWDCASDNGCPGEQKCCSYGGCVDVCRTPIRTLSALSHHNAVKPPRLCTCVCVRSPCPCCPDGSGSNQLE; encoded by the exons ATGCAAAACTGCCTTTCAACGCGTAAACTGAATAAGTTGAGGAGTGCCTTTTTTGGTAAAAAG ATGCATCTGCTGCTGCGATTCGGACTGGCATGTGTGTTTATTGTGGTGTGTTCTGCTG ACAAACCGGGCACATGTCCGCCTGACGAAGGCGGGATTAGGCCTGCGGTGTGCCAATGGGATTGCGCGTCCGATAATGGATGCCCAGGTGAACAGAAATGCTGCTCCTATGGCGGCTGTGTGGACGTCTGCCGGACACCAATACGTACTTTAAGTGCTTTATCCCATCATAACGCAG TAAAGCCCCCTCGTTTATGTACCTGTGTATGCGTCAGATCACCCTGCCCGTGCTGCCCCGACGGTAGTGGTTCGAACCAGTTAGAATGA
- the LOC127881558 gene encoding kielin/chordin-like protein, with amino-acid sequence MHFRLTFCLACCFIMACHSCDLDCSTVKCVVPNCIDTYTPPHQCCPICRPKPCNYKGQVYIDGQQFKDDCNTCTCSLGSVSCTQLGCPVNPTTCMIDGIIYSDGDELPWTTCETCHCRAGQVACYRKAAILGECMENPSLNPSL; translated from the exons ATGCATTTTCGGCTTACATTCTGTCTGGCGTGTTGTTTCATCATGGCATGTCACTCGTGTGATCTCGATTGCTCCACGGTGAAATGTGTTGTCCCCAATTGCATCGACACATACACACCGCCGCACCAGTGTTGTCCCATTTGCAGACCAA aACCATGTAACTACAAGGGGCAAGTGTATATAGACGGACAACAGTTTAAGGACGATTGCAATACGTGCACGTGTTCCCTCGGATCTGTGTCATGTACACAACTTGGTTGCCCAG TTAATCCTACAACTTGCATGATTGACGGAATCATCTACTCAGATG gGGATGAGCTTCCTTGGACCACGTGTGAGACCTGCCACTGTCGAGCCGGCCAAGTGGCTTGTTATCGAAAAGCGGCGATTCTTGGAGAATGCATGGAGAATCCATCGCTGAATCCATCGCTGTAG